A DNA window from Helianthus annuus cultivar XRQ/B chromosome 15, HanXRQr2.0-SUNRISE, whole genome shotgun sequence contains the following coding sequences:
- the LOC110911355 gene encoding benzoate carboxyl methyltransferase, with the protein MALVNILHMATGHEDSSYAKNSLLQETVIQKAIPCLNHTIKGIASRDIFLDGCFKIADLGCGSSRNTLLVASNIIDIVIEVCKENNHKPPQFQVCLNDLFGNDFNNLFKLLPEFYAKLKREKGENVGPCIVSAVPGSFYGRLFPDKSLHLVHSSFSVHWLSQVPEGIENNTLNIYPAKTSPPNVFQAYAKQFRIDFTNFLKLRSKEIVRGGCMILTFLGRSIADPTSDDNCSLWEQLAQSLQDMVKEGLVRESNLNSFNLPLYYPCVDEVRDAIKNEGSFSLDNLTVFQVNWDPQDTDYTNTNDSIDLGEKHGRNTAKHIRAVTEPLLTSHFGNSINVVALFKKFEKHLAEHLANKKTRYFNILISLTKNE; encoded by the exons ATGGCATTAGTAAACATCCTACATATGGCTACTGGCCATGAAGATTCAAGCTATGCCAAGAACTCCCTTCTTCAG GAAACTGTTATACAAAAAGCGATACCATGTCTTAATCATACAATCAAGGGTATTGCAAGCCGTGATATCTTTTTAGACGGTTGTTTCAAGATTGCAGATTTAGGATGCGGCTCTAGTAGAAACACGCTCTTGGTTGCATCTAATATAATTGATATAGTCATTGAGGTCTGCAAAGAAAATAACCATAAACCACCACAGTTTCAAGTATGCTTAAATGACCTATTTGGTAATGATTTCAATAACCTTTTCAAATTATTACCCGAATTTTATGCAAAGCTGAAGAGGGAGAAGGGAGAAAACGTTGGCCCTTGTATTGTTTCAGCCGTTCCTGGTTCCTTTTACGGTAGACTTTTTCCGGACAAAAGTTTGCACCTTGTCCACTCCTCTTTTAGTGTTCATTGGCTTTCTCAG GTACCTGAAGGCATAGAAAACAACACATTAAATATATACCCAGCGAAAACAAGTCCTCCAAATGTCTTCCAAGCATATGCAAAGCAATTTCGTATCGACTTCACGAATTTTCTAAAATTGCGTTCCAAGGAAATAGTACGTGGTGGATGCATGATTTTAACATTTTTAGGTCGAAGTATTGCTGATCCAACTAGTGATGACAATTGCAGTCTCTGGGAGCAACTTGCACAGTCACTTCAGGACATGGTCAAAGAG GGATTGGTTCGAGAATCCAATCTTAATTCATTCAATTTGCCACTTTATTATCCATGTGTGGATGAAGTTAGGGATGCTATTAAAAATGAGGGATCTTTTTCTCTTGATAACTTGACTGTTTTTCAAGTTAACTGGGACCCACAAGACACAGATTACACAAATACAAACGATTCGATTGACCTCGGCGAAAAGCACGGTAGGAACACAGCCAAACATATCAGAGCGGTTACAGAACCGTTATTGACGTCTCATTTTGGGAACTCCATAAATGTCGTTGCGCTGTTTAAGAAGTTTGAGAAGCATTTGGCAGAACATCTCGCTAACAAGAAAACAAGATACTTCAACATACTAATTTCATTGACTAAAAATGAATAG